The genomic stretch AACGTCGAACCGGCCCGCCAGCCATGGGACTTCGCGGTGTCGTCGTCGACGACCACCTGGCCGCCGCCGACCTTGAACGCGCCGCTGTCCAGGGGCAGTTCGGTCAGCTCGCCGATGGAGGAGCCGTCGACGCCGGTGAGGTACTCCGTCTCGCCGTCGATCCGGGAGGGCGCGTTGCGCAGCGGGCTTGTGGCGGTGACGTCGTCCAGGGCGCGCAGCTTCTTGTCGACGTCCGTGGAGAGTTCGTTGCCGTTCGCCATGGAGACCACGTAGTCCGCGCGCAGCGACGAGGAGGCCATCCTGTCGATGCCCTGCTGGAGGCTGCCCGCCATCACCGTCATCCCGGTGATCAGGGTGAGCCCGATCATCAGCGCGGAGGCGGTGGCGGCCGTACGGCGCGGATTGCGCACCGAGTTCTGCCGGGCGAGCTTGCCCGACACACCGAAGATCCGCAGGACCGGTGCCGCCGCCGCGATCAGCGGGCGGGACAGCAGGGGCGTCAGGATGAAGACACCGATGATCAGCAGCACCGCGCCGATGCCCATCGGTGCCTGGCCGGTCGAGCCGTCCATGCCGGTGGCCGCGAGCACGACCGCGACGCCCGCGCCGGAGAACAGCGCGCCGAGGGTGTTGCGCAGCACCAGGGACTTGGTGGTCGCCGCCGCGTGCAGGCTGCTCATCGCCGCCACCGGCGGGATCTTCGCGGCCCGTCGGCCCGGCAGCCAGGCCGCCAGCATGGTGATGACCACGCCGACCGCGAGGGCGGTCGCGATCGTGCCGGTGGAGATGACCAGCGGCCCGTCGGGGACGGTCGCGCCGAGCGTGCCCATCAGGGAGCGCAGGCCCGCGCCGATGCCGATGCCCGCGACCAGACCGGCCACCGCGGCCACCGTGCCGACCACGAACGCCTCGATCAGCACCGACCGCGTGACCTGCCGGCGCGAGGCGCCGACGGCGCGCAGCAGCGCCAGTTCCTTGGTGCGCTGGGCGACCAGCATGGTGAAGGTGTTGGCGATGATGAAGGTGCCGACGAACAGCGAGATCCCGGCGAAGACCAGCATCCCCTGCTTCAGACCGCTCATCGACGAGGAGATCACCTCGGCCTGGTCGTCGGCGAGTTGGGTGCCGGTGGTGGTCTCCACCTGACCCTTGGGCAGCGCCTTGTCCAGCGCGGCCTTCAGCGCCTCCTCGCTGGTCCCGGCCGCGGCCCGGACATCGATCTCGTCGTACGTGCCGGTCTTGCCGAACAGCTTCTGCGCCGTCGCCGTGTCGAACAGGGCGAGGCTGCCGCCGGCGGCGACATTGCCGTCGTCGGTGGTGAAGATGCCGACGACGGTCGGCTCGATCACGGGCCCGTCGACGGAGAGCCGTACGGTGTCGCCGACCTGGTACCCGGCGCGCTCGGCGGTCTCGGAGTCGATCAGCACCTCGTTCGCGCCGCTCGGGGCGTGCCCGTCGACCAGCGGGTACCGGGTGTCCTCGGTGCCCCAGTAGTTGCCGCCCTGGGACTGGAAGCCGCCGCCGATGAGCTTGCCGTCCTTGTCGGCGAGGGCGGTGAAGCCGTTCACCACGCCGATCGCGGAGGCGGCGCCGGGCACTTGGGCGCTCCGGTCGAGCAGGGACTCGGTCAGCTCGGGAGTCTTGCCGATCGTATTGCCCTTGTCCTCCTGGGACTTGGCGGTCACGGCGACGTCGACCTGGTCGAAGCCCTTGGCCGAGCTGTTCTGGAGGGCGTTGGAGAGGGTGTTGGTGAAGACCAGGGTCCCCGAGACGAACGCGACGCCGAGCATGACGGCGAGCACGGTCATCAGGAGCCGGGCCTTGTGCGCGAGGACGTTGCGCAGGGCGGTGCGGAACATCAGGAGGTGCGGCCCTTCGCGTCGAACTGCTTCATGAAGTCCAAAACCCCGTCGGCCGTGGGGCGGTACATCTCGTCCACGACCCGGCCGTCGGCGAGGAAGACCACCCGGTCCGCGTAGGCCGCGGCCACCGGGTCATGGGTCACCATCACCACGGTCTGCCCCAACTCCCGTACGGAGTTGCGCAGAAAGCCCAGCACCTCGGCGCCGGAACGGGAATCGAGGTTTCCGGTCGGTTCGTCGCCGAAGATGATGTCCGGCTTGGAGGCGAGGGCACGGGCGACCGCGACGCGCTGCTGCTGGCCGCCGGAGAGCTGGGAGGGGCGGTGACCGAGGCGGTCCCGCAGGCCCACCATCTCGATGACGGAGTCCAGCCACTGCTTGTCCGCCTTGCGGCCCGCGATGTCCATCGGGAGGGTGATGTTCTCCAGCGCGGTCAGGGTCGGCAGCAGGTTGAACGCCTGGAAGATGAAGCCGATCTTGTCCCGGCGCAACTTGGTGAGCTGCTTGTCCTTCAGCGAGCCCAGCTCGGTGTCGCCGATGCGCACGGAGCCGGAGGAGAAGGTGTCCAGACCGGCGACGCAGTGCATCAGGGTGGACTTGCCGGAGCCGGACGGGCCCATGATCGCGGTGAACTCGCCCTGCCGGAACTCGACGGAGACCCGGTCCAGGGCGACCACCTGGGTCTCGCCCTGTCCGTAGATCTTCGACAGATCCGTGGCGCACGCGGCCACGGACGTGGCCGGACCGGCGATGGATGTGGTGGTCACGAGAAGGCGCTCCTCGATGGATGACGGGTTCGGGGGACTCATCCATCGTCACGGCCGCAGGCCTTCGTGTAGTCAGCCGCTGTTCCGGTTCCGAAGGCAGACTCCGGTCGCACCGGGCGCGGCCGTGTCATACCTGGGGATGACGGCGGCCCCGGGGGCGGTCGTGTCGAGAACAGGTGGAGCGTCCTTGTTCGGGCGGTGAAATTCCGTCATTCCCCATGCGTGGCCGTGCGTCGCACGCAAGGCTATTGGCAAGTGCGGATGGCCCGTACCGCGGGCTGATGCACCCTCAGACGTCAATAAAATAAGACAACATCGGGTCGTCCCTCCGCTGTTCGGGGGATGCGTCCCGATAGGCTCGGAACCTCGACGCGGAGCCCATGGCCTGCCCGGATGGTGGAATGCAGACACGGCGAGCTTAAACCTCGCTGCCCCTCGCGGGCGTACCGGTTCAAGTCCGGTTCCGGGCACCTCCGACACCTGCACCGTCCATTGAAGAGTTCACCGCACGACCGTTGACAGCGGCGCGGGTGCGGTCGGAAACTCATGCCTCAAGGTCAGTGAAACAAACTTCACTGCACGAACAAATGGGAACGGAGCCCCGATGCGCACCACCGTCGGCATCATCGGAGCCGGCCCCGCCGGTCTCCTCCTCGCCCGGCTCCTGCACAACGCCGGCATCGACTCGGTCGTCCTGGAGAGCCGCGACCGCACCTATGTCGAGCAGCGGCAGCGGGCCGGGATCCTGGAGCAGGGCACGGTCGACGTCCTGCGCGCGGCGGGCGCGGGTGAGCGCATGGACCGCGAGGGCCTGCGCCACGACGGCATCGAGCTGCGCTACGACCGCACCCGCCACCGCGTCGACTTCCCCACGCTCACCGGCGGCCGCTCGGTGACGGTCTACGCCCAGACCGAGGTGTGCAAGGACCTCATCGCCCTCCAGCTGAAAGAGGGTCACCCCCTGCTCTTCGAGGCGGAGGCACTGGCCGTGGAGGGCGCGGACACCGACCGCCCGCGCGTCCGCTTCCGCCAGGAGGGGCGCGAGGATGTGCTGGAGTGCGACTACGTCGTCGGCTGCGACGGCTTCTGGGGTGTGGCGCGCAAGGCGATACCCGCGGAGCTCGTCCGAGTATTCGAACGGACATACCCCTACGCCTGGCTCGGCATCCTGGCCGACGTACCGCCCTCGCACGAGGAACTGGTCTACGCCCGCCACGACCGGGGCTTCGCCCTCCTCTCCATGCGCTCCCCGTCCGTCTCCCGCCTCTACCTCCAGGTGCCGGAGGGCACCGACCCCGAGGAGTGGTCGGACGACGCGATCTGGGACGAGCTGGAGCGCCGCTTCGAGACGGACGACGACTGGCGCCTCGCGCGCGGCCCGATCACCCAGAAGTCGGTGACCCCGATGCGCTCCTACGTCCACGAGCCCATGCGCCACGGCCGCCTCTTCCTCGCCGGTGACGCGGCGCACATCGTGCCGCCGACCGGGGCCAAGGGGCTCAACCTCGCCGTGGGGGACGTCGTCACCTTCGCGCGGGCGCTGACGCACGAAAGGGAGACCGGTTCGGCCGAGCTGCTGGACGGGTACTCGGCGACCTGTCTGCGGCGGGTGTGGCAGGCCGAGCGGTTCTCCTACGACATGACGACCCTGCTCCACCGGGCCCCCGACGCCGCCCCGTTCGAGGACCGCCTTCAGCTCGCGCGGCTGGCGCGGATCGCCTCATCGAGGGCCGCCGGGACCGATCTGGCCGAGGCGTACACGGGGTTCCCGTTCGGCTGATCACCGACGGGTTCCGGACGTGTCGCGGGTTGGTCATGAATGGGCCCCTCCGGTGCCGGGAATCAGGGACCCACGTAGCGTGTTGCGCAGCATGACAAGGGAAAGATCCTCCCCAAGCACTAGAGTCTTTCTTTTGCC from Streptomyces davaonensis JCM 4913 encodes the following:
- a CDS encoding ABC transporter ATP-binding protein codes for the protein MSPPNPSSIEERLLVTTTSIAGPATSVAACATDLSKIYGQGETQVVALDRVSVEFRQGEFTAIMGPSGSGKSTLMHCVAGLDTFSSGSVRIGDTELGSLKDKQLTKLRRDKIGFIFQAFNLLPTLTALENITLPMDIAGRKADKQWLDSVIEMVGLRDRLGHRPSQLSGGQQQRVAVARALASKPDIIFGDEPTGNLDSRSGAEVLGFLRNSVRELGQTVVMVTHDPVAAAYADRVVFLADGRVVDEMYRPTADGVLDFMKQFDAKGRTS
- a CDS encoding ABC transporter permease; amino-acid sequence: MFRTALRNVLAHKARLLMTVLAVMLGVAFVSGTLVFTNTLSNALQNSSAKGFDQVDVAVTAKSQEDKGNTIGKTPELTESLLDRSAQVPGAASAIGVVNGFTALADKDGKLIGGGFQSQGGNYWGTEDTRYPLVDGHAPSGANEVLIDSETAERAGYQVGDTVRLSVDGPVIEPTVVGIFTTDDGNVAAGGSLALFDTATAQKLFGKTGTYDEIDVRAAAGTSEEALKAALDKALPKGQVETTTGTQLADDQAEVISSSMSGLKQGMLVFAGISLFVGTFIIANTFTMLVAQRTKELALLRAVGASRRQVTRSVLIEAFVVGTVAAVAGLVAGIGIGAGLRSLMGTLGATVPDGPLVISTGTIATALAVGVVITMLAAWLPGRRAAKIPPVAAMSSLHAAATTKSLVLRNTLGALFSGAGVAVVLAATGMDGSTGQAPMGIGAVLLIIGVFILTPLLSRPLIAAAAPVLRIFGVSGKLARQNSVRNPRRTAATASALMIGLTLITGMTVMAGSLQQGIDRMASSSLRADYVVSMANGNELSTDVDKKLRALDDVTATSPLRNAPSRIDGETEYLTGVDGSSIGELTELPLDSGAFKVGGGQVVVDDDTAKSHGWRAGSTFTAHYEDGEGQRLTVAGVYQGNEMIRGIMLDNRVLTPHLTDPGDMQVMVKTADGASDATKDALEKALGSNPAIRVQDKQDISNEIAQMFTLILNMVYGLLAMAVIVAVLGVINTLAMSVFERSQEIGMLRAIGLDRKGIKRMVRLESLVISLFGGVLGIGLGVFFGWAAGELLASRMATYELVLPWARMGVFLLLAATVGVLAALWPARRAARLNMLTAIKSE
- a CDS encoding 4-hydroxybenzoate 3-monooxygenase gives rise to the protein MRTTVGIIGAGPAGLLLARLLHNAGIDSVVLESRDRTYVEQRQRAGILEQGTVDVLRAAGAGERMDREGLRHDGIELRYDRTRHRVDFPTLTGGRSVTVYAQTEVCKDLIALQLKEGHPLLFEAEALAVEGADTDRPRVRFRQEGREDVLECDYVVGCDGFWGVARKAIPAELVRVFERTYPYAWLGILADVPPSHEELVYARHDRGFALLSMRSPSVSRLYLQVPEGTDPEEWSDDAIWDELERRFETDDDWRLARGPITQKSVTPMRSYVHEPMRHGRLFLAGDAAHIVPPTGAKGLNLAVGDVVTFARALTHERETGSAELLDGYSATCLRRVWQAERFSYDMTTLLHRAPDAAPFEDRLQLARLARIASSRAAGTDLAEAYTGFPFG